In one Acidimicrobiales bacterium genomic region, the following are encoded:
- a CDS encoding alpha-galactosidase, protein MQTTTVHSGGDGYAFVVDDRGLLHQAGFGPAIERHVAALSPELPAGLYPLAHPSWDQEPLRAPALRVTHADGATTTHLRVEHVETVDEPGGSGGAGGEAGSSPGLTIVLVDDGRPLEVRLHFRPEPHGVLRQWVEVVNRQDRPVTLHEVAAAAPLLRDSGAHLTHFGGDWAAEWTPTWEPVTLGTRLLESRGGVRPHLQRSPFFLLAPDGPATEITGTVVAGMLAWGGNVRFGFERSAHPVVRVWCGHNPFAAEYVLDPGEVFTTPEMCWAWSTEGVGPLSRRLHRWARERVVRDGDTVRPIVVNNWEATGFAFDEQRLVDLVDDTSDLGAELFLLDDGWFGDAHPRDDDDAGLGDWTVDPGKLPNGLTPVAERARERGVRFGLWLEPEMVNPGSSCYEHHPDWVVGQPGRPRREERQQLVLDVLQPEVADFVAGVFDRTLEATPGITYVKWDANRAMTDAGSPMLGADRQSNFWVDHARATWDVMATVATRHPDLTLMLCASGGGRVDVGTMRWFHEVWLSDNTDPLDRVRMQWAASHFLPALAVGAHVTRWGGRPVAFGCAVAMSARFGFDLDTRALTPHEREVCRRAVGVYRRVRPLVQHGDLYRLVSPFEGDADRAALAYLAPDRSAAVVFAYQLTARAGAADAGAALDPSHAGGLDALHVDGLDPDRDYAVTEIDLAAGDTDRGVTTGAALAGSGLAWPLTSATTARIWHLRPPT, encoded by the coding sequence GTGGTGGACGACCGCGGGCTGCTCCACCAGGCGGGCTTCGGGCCCGCGATCGAGCGCCATGTCGCGGCGCTGTCGCCCGAGCTGCCGGCGGGGCTGTACCCACTCGCCCACCCGTCGTGGGACCAGGAACCGCTGCGGGCGCCGGCGCTGCGCGTGACGCACGCGGACGGCGCCACCACCACGCACCTTCGGGTGGAGCACGTCGAGACGGTCGACGAACCGGGCGGCTCCGGTGGTGCCGGGGGCGAGGCTGGAAGTAGCCCCGGGCTCACCATCGTGCTGGTCGACGACGGCCGACCGCTCGAGGTCCGGCTGCACTTCCGACCCGAGCCGCACGGGGTGCTGCGCCAGTGGGTCGAGGTCGTGAACCGCCAGGACCGTCCCGTCACGCTGCACGAGGTCGCGGCGGCGGCCCCGCTGCTGCGCGACAGCGGCGCCCACCTGACGCACTTCGGCGGCGACTGGGCAGCCGAGTGGACCCCCACCTGGGAGCCCGTCACCCTCGGCACCCGGCTGTTGGAGTCACGCGGCGGGGTGCGGCCCCACTTGCAGCGCAGCCCGTTCTTCCTGCTGGCGCCCGATGGCCCGGCCACCGAGATCACCGGCACCGTGGTGGCCGGGATGCTGGCCTGGGGCGGCAACGTGCGCTTCGGGTTCGAGCGTTCGGCCCACCCCGTCGTGCGGGTGTGGTGCGGGCACAACCCGTTCGCCGCCGAGTACGTCCTCGACCCCGGCGAAGTGTTCACCACGCCGGAGATGTGCTGGGCGTGGTCGACCGAAGGGGTCGGCCCGCTGAGCCGCCGCCTGCACCGGTGGGCCCGCGAGCGTGTGGTGCGTGACGGCGACACCGTCCGCCCGATCGTCGTGAACAACTGGGAAGCCACCGGGTTCGCGTTCGACGAGCAGCGGCTGGTCGACCTCGTCGACGACACCAGCGACTTGGGTGCCGAGTTGTTCCTCCTCGATGACGGTTGGTTCGGTGACGCACACCCGCGCGACGACGACGACGCCGGCCTCGGCGACTGGACCGTCGACCCGGGCAAGCTGCCCAACGGGCTCACCCCGGTGGCCGAGCGGGCACGCGAACGTGGGGTGCGCTTCGGGCTGTGGCTGGAGCCGGAGATGGTGAACCCGGGATCGTCGTGCTACGAACACCATCCCGACTGGGTGGTCGGCCAGCCGGGGCGGCCGCGCCGCGAGGAGCGCCAGCAGCTCGTCCTCGACGTGCTGCAACCCGAGGTGGCTGACTTCGTGGCGGGCGTGTTCGACCGCACCCTCGAGGCGACCCCCGGCATCACGTACGTGAAGTGGGATGCCAACCGGGCGATGACCGATGCCGGATCGCCCATGCTCGGCGCGGATCGGCAGTCGAACTTCTGGGTGGACCACGCCCGGGCCACCTGGGATGTGATGGCCACCGTGGCCACACGTCACCCCGATCTCACGCTGATGCTGTGCGCGTCGGGCGGCGGGCGGGTCGACGTCGGCACCATGCGGTGGTTCCACGAGGTGTGGTTGTCGGACAACACCGACCCGCTCGACCGGGTACGGATGCAGTGGGCCGCGTCGCACTTCTTGCCGGCGCTGGCCGTGGGTGCACACGTGACCCGTTGGGGTGGCCGGCCGGTCGCGTTCGGCTGCGCCGTGGCGATGAGCGCCCGCTTCGGGTTCGACCTCGACACCCGTGCGCTCACGCCGCACGAGCGGGAGGTGTGCCGGCGCGCTGTCGGCGTCTACCGCCGAGTCCGGCCGCTCGTGCAGCACGGCGACCTGTACCGGCTGGTGTCGCCGTTCGAGGGTGACGCAGACCGCGCGGCGTTGGCCTACCTGGCCCCCGACCGATCCGCGGCCGTCGTGTTCGCCTACCAACTCACGGCGCGGGCGGGCGCCGCCGACGCAGGCGCAGCGCTCGACCCGTCGCACGCGGGCGGCCTCGACGCGTTGCACGTGGACGGCCTCGACCCCGACCGCGACTACGCCGTGACGGAGATCGACCTCGCGGCCGGCGACACCGATCGCGGCGTCACCACGGGCGCCGCGCTGGCCGGTAGCGGCCTCGCCTGGCCACTCACCTCGGCCACCACCGCCCGGATCTGGCACCTCCGCCCACCCACCTGA